In Collimonas arenae, a single genomic region encodes these proteins:
- a CDS encoding TonB-dependent receptor plug domain-containing protein, with the protein MNIPLAFGADQTTTPPDSLERITVTGSNISRINKEGPTAVEVIKRDEIEKSGASTVLELLSKLPSISVSLDGNSSTSFAQGAASVGLRGLDPKYTLILLNGRRLANYGFADGAENSFVDLNNLPLAAIESVEILRDGASAIYGSDAVAGVINFKTKRNYQGIEATANVGGNQKGDGSTASASVTAGWGDLDKDGQNLLLTADIFHREPLLSDKHDATANRDFSRFGGSDNRSTDRYLGSITDYSTGEPGYAIPGCRGSVEVSKDTHDTRCFTNNRVQLSPRTVRAGLSAIYTKRLGGQDELFAEAGFNHSETNVQYALPGFDPNFLGKTAGSTNPGLANLPGPSADGSLQGFTPGDILRVGRSIYEAPPTINKITSDSIRLVGGWRGTIGQWDSEAALSLNQNRLKDASSNSVLKDVSSASLQSGLLGNGGYDPFAYWNPASVVNPMLTTTERVAVSRLETLDWKMAAPELFSLNGAPVGFAWGAQASHESIDDRPDPRNVANNIVNAGATASNASRSIYSLYGEFNIPLMKQVEMQLALRGDHYSDFGNSVNPKIAVAWRPTKEILLRGSATTSFKAPTLPEIGSTTAGYANGIADFARCKPLGYIGASCSYSPRQYAVGNPDLKAEKANNYSLGIVLQPAKGLSASVDWYAIKQRNTIQALDPQYIVDNEDIIPGYAALVGRDPRNPALEARYPGLTKGRINSVTTPYINVGKTDIQGLDIDLSYELPLAGWGKLKFREVNNYTLTYKQSVTPNTPPASRLDSVYHPRWNNSFRTAYEYADMEVALTARTQASTLNIDDPTHTQDPAITNARIPSFTVWDLNLNAKVSKDITLNFGVNNMFDKAPIYANTTYVNDFVQSRNDLVGRYFYANMRYQFK; encoded by the coding sequence ATGAACATCCCTCTCGCCTTCGGCGCCGATCAAACCACCACCCCGCCAGATAGCCTTGAACGCATCACCGTTACCGGCTCCAATATCTCCCGCATCAATAAAGAAGGTCCGACCGCCGTCGAGGTGATCAAACGGGACGAGATTGAAAAATCAGGCGCAAGCACAGTCCTTGAATTATTGAGCAAGCTGCCGTCCATTTCGGTCTCACTGGATGGCAACAGCAGTACGTCGTTTGCCCAGGGTGCCGCTTCGGTTGGCTTGCGTGGGCTCGATCCCAAATATACTTTGATTCTGCTGAATGGCCGTCGCCTGGCGAATTACGGTTTTGCCGACGGTGCGGAAAACTCCTTTGTCGACTTGAACAACCTGCCGCTGGCGGCGATTGAATCTGTCGAAATCCTACGCGACGGCGCTTCGGCCATCTATGGCTCCGACGCAGTGGCCGGTGTGATCAACTTCAAGACGAAAAGAAATTATCAAGGCATCGAAGCCACTGCCAATGTCGGCGGCAATCAAAAGGGCGACGGCAGCACCGCCAGCGCCAGCGTCACGGCTGGCTGGGGTGATCTCGACAAAGACGGGCAGAACCTGCTGCTGACGGCAGACATATTCCATCGCGAACCGCTGTTGAGCGACAAACACGACGCCACCGCCAACCGCGATTTCTCGCGCTTCGGCGGCAGTGACAACAGAAGTACCGACCGCTACCTGGGCAGCATCACCGATTATTCGACCGGCGAACCTGGCTACGCCATTCCCGGCTGCCGCGGCTCGGTCGAAGTCAGCAAGGATACCCACGACACGCGTTGTTTCACCAATAATCGCGTCCAGCTTTCACCCAGGACCGTTCGCGCCGGCCTCTCCGCAATCTACACCAAGCGCCTGGGCGGGCAAGATGAGCTGTTTGCCGAAGCCGGTTTCAACCATAGCGAAACCAATGTGCAGTATGCACTGCCGGGATTTGATCCCAACTTCCTCGGCAAGACAGCTGGATCCACCAATCCTGGCCTGGCCAATTTACCGGGACCGAGCGCAGATGGCTCCTTGCAAGGATTCACCCCCGGTGACATATTGCGTGTAGGCCGCAGTATCTACGAAGCGCCGCCGACCATCAACAAGATCACCAGCGACAGCATTCGCCTGGTAGGCGGCTGGCGCGGCACCATCGGCCAATGGGACAGCGAAGCGGCGCTCAGCCTGAACCAGAACCGGTTGAAAGACGCATCCTCCAACTCGGTATTGAAAGATGTTTCATCGGCCTCCTTGCAAAGCGGCTTGCTAGGTAACGGCGGTTATGATCCGTTTGCCTACTGGAATCCCGCCAGCGTAGTGAATCCCATGTTGACGACTACCGAGCGGGTAGCAGTCTCTCGCCTGGAAACCCTGGACTGGAAAATGGCAGCGCCGGAGTTGTTTTCCTTGAATGGCGCGCCAGTCGGATTCGCCTGGGGCGCACAAGCCAGCCATGAGTCGATCGACGATCGCCCAGATCCGCGCAACGTGGCCAACAACATTGTCAATGCGGGGGCTACCGCCAGTAATGCCAGCCGCTCGATCTACTCGCTGTATGGCGAGTTCAATATACCGTTGATGAAACAGGTCGAGATGCAACTGGCCTTGCGCGGCGACCATTACAGCGATTTCGGCAACTCCGTCAATCCGAAGATTGCCGTGGCCTGGCGTCCGACAAAGGAAATACTGCTACGTGGTTCAGCCACCACTTCATTCAAGGCGCCAACACTGCCCGAGATCGGCTCCACTACCGCCGGTTACGCCAACGGCATCGCGGACTTTGCGCGCTGCAAACCACTTGGCTATATCGGCGCGTCATGCAGCTATAGCCCGAGACAATACGCAGTGGGTAATCCCGATCTGAAAGCGGAAAAAGCCAACAACTACTCGCTCGGTATCGTGTTGCAGCCAGCGAAGGGCCTGTCGGCATCTGTAGACTGGTACGCTATCAAGCAACGCAACACGATCCAGGCGCTGGACCCGCAATACATTGTCGACAACGAAGACATCATCCCGGGTTATGCCGCACTGGTCGGACGCGACCCACGCAATCCGGCATTGGAAGCAAGATATCCTGGCCTCACTAAAGGCCGCATCAACAGCGTGACGACTCCCTATATCAACGTCGGCAAGACAGATATCCAGGGCCTGGATATCGATCTTTCCTATGAATTGCCATTGGCGGGCTGGGGCAAGCTGAAGTTCCGCGAAGTCAACAATTACACGCTGACTTACAAACAAAGCGTTACTCCAAATACGCCGCCTGCAAGCAGACTTGACTCTGTCTACCATCCTAGGTGGAACAACTCCTTCCGCACCGCGTATGAATACGCCGACATGGAAGTTGCCTTGACCGCCAGGACGCAAGCCAGCACGTTGAATATCGATGATCCGACCCATACCCAGGATCCCGCCATCACCAATGCGCGTATTCCGTCATTCACGGTGTGGGATTTGAATCTGAATGCCAAGGTCAGCAAGGATATAACGCTCAATTTTGGCGTCAACAACATGTTTGACAAAGCGCCCATTTACGCAAATACAACGTATGTGAACGACTTCGTGCAAAGCCGCAATGATCTGGTAGGACGTTATTTTTACGCGAACATGCGTTATCAGTTCAAGTAA
- a CDS encoding acid phosphatase, giving the protein MNENEKPESTTEEELTGFTRRRFLGSVVAVGATLALSDCASDGSQQVADASQDKLLDQRLQAAVQHVVVIYAENRSFNNLYGNFPGVQRPLAQAMQGRSMQLDRDGKTPLAQLPKIWGGLVPQAQQVDGRRYAIAEEQISGLPNAPFKLSDAQGKPLPQGVITRDLWHKFYQNQMQINGGKNDQFVAWADSGGLTMGHYGETASKLRLWKLAEQYTLCDNFFMSAFGGSYLNHIFLISGQTPFYPDVHNSPARHNVSTVEGDDPKGTRLKLDDKNPASALDGPPKFLRDRAITPDGYAVNTMAPPYQPSFVKPAKGGDAAYADASDPMVLPPQTYPTIGDRLSEKGVSWSWYSGAWQAALDGKANDDAVPNFQYHHQPFNYFKSFAPGTEARQTHLKDGGLGDDPATNKFLADVDAGRLPKVSFYKPQGNLNLHAGYADVESGDRHIANVIAHLQRGPQWQNMVVIITHDENGGWWDHVAPPKGDRWGPGSRIPATIISPYAKKGFVDHTVYDTTSIMRFITRVYGLRKLEALVARDVVFLENQQAPLGDLTNALNLA; this is encoded by the coding sequence ATGAATGAAAACGAAAAACCGGAATCAACAACAGAAGAAGAGCTAACAGGCTTCACTCGCCGCCGTTTTCTCGGCAGCGTGGTGGCAGTCGGCGCCACTTTGGCCTTGTCCGACTGCGCCAGCGACGGTAGCCAGCAAGTGGCGGACGCCAGCCAGGACAAACTGCTGGATCAGCGACTGCAAGCGGCGGTCCAGCATGTCGTGGTGATCTATGCTGAGAATCGCAGTTTCAATAACCTGTACGGCAATTTTCCAGGTGTGCAAAGGCCTTTGGCGCAAGCCATGCAAGGGCGCTCGATGCAGCTGGACCGAGACGGCAAGACGCCGCTGGCGCAATTGCCCAAGATATGGGGTGGCCTGGTGCCGCAGGCGCAGCAAGTGGATGGCCGGCGCTATGCGATTGCCGAAGAACAGATTTCCGGTCTACCGAACGCGCCGTTCAAACTGAGCGATGCACAGGGGAAGCCCTTGCCGCAGGGCGTGATTACGCGCGATTTGTGGCACAAGTTTTATCAGAACCAGATGCAGATCAATGGTGGCAAGAACGACCAGTTCGTGGCCTGGGCCGATTCCGGCGGCCTGACCATGGGCCATTATGGCGAAACCGCCAGCAAGCTGCGCCTGTGGAAACTGGCCGAGCAATACACCTTGTGCGACAATTTTTTCATGTCGGCTTTCGGCGGTTCTTATCTCAATCATATCTTCCTGATTTCCGGCCAGACGCCTTTCTATCCAGACGTGCATAACAGTCCGGCGCGGCATAATGTATCCACCGTGGAAGGCGACGATCCGAAGGGCACACGGCTGAAGCTGGATGACAAGAATCCGGCCTCCGCGCTTGACGGCCCGCCGAAATTCTTGCGCGACCGCGCTATTACGCCGGATGGCTATGCCGTAAACACCATGGCGCCGCCATATCAGCCGAGTTTCGTCAAACCGGCCAAGGGCGGCGATGCCGCCTATGCCGACGCCAGCGATCCGATGGTGCTGCCGCCGCAGACGTATCCGACGATCGGTGACCGTTTGTCGGAGAAGGGCGTCAGCTGGAGCTGGTATTCCGGCGCCTGGCAAGCGGCGCTCGACGGCAAGGCCAACGACGATGCCGTGCCGAATTTCCAGTATCACCATCAGCCATTCAACTATTTCAAGAGCTTTGCGCCAGGAACCGAGGCGCGCCAGACGCATTTGAAGGACGGCGGTCTGGGTGACGATCCTGCCACCAATAAATTCCTGGCGGATGTCGACGCCGGGCGTTTGCCGAAGGTTAGCTTTTATAAGCCGCAGGGTAATCTCAATCTGCACGCCGGCTACGCCGACGTCGAATCCGGCGACCGCCATATTGCCAATGTCATCGCTCATTTGCAGCGCGGACCGCAATGGCAGAACATGGTGGTGATCATCACGCACGATGAAAACGGCGGCTGGTGGGATCACGTGGCGCCGCCCAAGGGGGACCGATGGGGGCCGGGCTCACGAATTCCTGCGACAATCATTTCACCCTATGCAAAGAAGGGGTTCGTCGACCACACGGTCTATGACACAACCTCGATCATGCGCTTCATTACACGCGTGTATGGCTTGCGCAAGCTGGAGGCCCTGGTGGCGCGCGATGTGGTGTTCCTGGAAAATCAGCAGGCGCCGCTGGGAGATTTGACCAATGCCTTGAATTTGGCCTAG
- the gorA gene encoding glutathione-disulfide reductase, translated as MSFDVDLFVIGAGSGGVRAARFSAGFGARVAVAESRYLGGTCVNVGCVPKKFLVYGAHFSDDFDVASSFGWTAGKPQFDWATLIANKNREIHRLNEVYRGLLLNSGVALHEGHARLLDAHTVEINGQRISAANILIATGGWPQVPEIPGKEHAITSNEAFFLKQLPRRVLVIGGGYIAVEFASIFHGLGAKTSLLYRGDMFLRGFDQGVREHLNEEFQKKGVDLRFKADVARIDKQADGSLKVTLKDERVLETDCVFYATGRRPMLDNLGLENVNVALDDKGFVKVDEQYRSSEPSILALGDVIGKVQLTPMALAEGMAVARRLFRPEEYHPVDYQLIPTAVFSLPNIGTVGLTEEEARSAGHTVKIFQAKFRPMKLSLGDYHEKTMMKLVVDADSDKVLGCHMVGPDAGEIIQGIAVALRAGATKRVFDETIGIHPTSAEEFVTLRTPLPEKK; from the coding sequence ATGTCTTTCGATGTAGATCTGTTTGTGATTGGAGCCGGTTCCGGCGGTGTGCGCGCCGCCCGTTTTTCTGCCGGCTTTGGCGCCCGCGTAGCTGTGGCGGAGAGCCGCTACCTCGGGGGCACTTGCGTCAATGTCGGTTGCGTGCCGAAAAAATTCCTGGTCTACGGAGCGCATTTTAGCGACGATTTCGATGTCGCTTCCAGTTTCGGCTGGACTGCCGGCAAGCCGCAATTCGACTGGGCGACCCTGATCGCCAACAAGAATCGCGAGATCCATCGGCTCAATGAAGTTTATCGGGGCCTGTTGCTCAACAGCGGCGTCGCTCTGCACGAAGGCCATGCCAGATTACTGGATGCGCACACGGTCGAAATCAACGGCCAGCGCATCAGCGCCGCCAATATCCTGATCGCCACCGGCGGCTGGCCGCAAGTGCCGGAAATTCCTGGCAAAGAGCATGCGATTACCTCCAACGAAGCTTTTTTTCTCAAGCAGTTGCCGCGCCGCGTTCTGGTGATTGGCGGCGGCTATATCGCCGTTGAATTCGCTTCGATTTTCCATGGCCTCGGCGCGAAGACTAGCTTGCTGTATCGCGGCGACATGTTTTTGCGCGGCTTCGACCAGGGCGTCCGAGAGCATCTGAATGAAGAATTCCAGAAAAAGGGCGTCGATCTGCGGTTCAAAGCCGATGTCGCGCGGATCGACAAACAAGCCGATGGCAGTCTGAAGGTAACGCTGAAAGATGAGCGCGTGCTGGAAACCGATTGTGTGTTCTACGCTACCGGTCGCCGGCCGATGCTGGATAATCTTGGGCTTGAGAACGTCAACGTGGCGCTGGACGACAAAGGGTTTGTCAAGGTTGACGAGCAATACCGCAGCTCGGAGCCGTCGATCCTGGCCCTCGGCGACGTTATCGGCAAGGTCCAGCTGACGCCGATGGCGCTGGCCGAAGGCATGGCGGTTGCGCGGCGCTTGTTCCGTCCCGAGGAATATCATCCGGTGGATTACCAATTGATCCCCACCGCGGTGTTCAGCCTGCCGAACATCGGCACGGTTGGCCTGACCGAAGAAGAGGCGCGTAGCGCTGGCCATACGGTAAAAATATTTCAAGCAAAGTTCCGCCCGATGAAGCTGAGCCTGGGTGACTATCACGAAAAAACCATGATGAAACTGGTGGTGGACGCCGATAGCGACAAGGTGCTCGGTTGTCACATGGTGGGCCCGGATGCAGGGGAAATCATCCAGGGCATCGCAGTTGCTTTGCGGGCCGGCGCCACCAAGCGCGTATTTGATGAAACCATCGGCATCCATCCGACCTCTGCGGAAGAATTTGTGACCCTGAGAACGCCGCTGCCGGAAAAGAAGTAG